One Nymphaea colorata isolate Beijing-Zhang1983 chromosome 12, ASM883128v2, whole genome shotgun sequence genomic window, GTTGCAAAAAATATGTGGCTATGAAATAAGATATGATTTAGATGTCGCCTTGAAAGAATAAAATATGGGTTTCCTTTTTAAAGGGTTCCCATCATTAAAAAGAAAGGCTCATGCGTTAAGTTACAATGAGACCCATAGATAAGCACAATGTAGTGCAAACTAAGCACTaaagaaatgagaatttttacTCTTTTAGGTGAGAGAAAGGTTCATCCCAATGCTCGAAACGAGGCTCAAAAGCCTCATATTTCTCACGCCTTCGGGGTCTTGCACTGCATCGATGTCAGTTATATTTACTTACTTAATAGTTATATTTTCTTCGATAATGCAGTGATTTTAGTTGGGTCAATGGCCCGCTATCAGTCGCTCGTTCAAACCTTAGAGGCGTCCATAGTCGATACAAACAAGGACTAGGAAGCAAGGAATGGTCATATGTCGTTACATGAACACAAAATGTAGgtgaaaataattaaagggaaaaagagagaaaaaaaaaaagagagctaAAAAGTAGAAACTAATTGCAAAGTTGGACATGGAGATGAAATGCTGAAcatataaaaagtgaaaaaaacagaaaaaaagtaaaattagtGTACAAGCATGCTGTGGtataaaatatcataataaaaaaaaaataatagatatCGTGGAATGTAAATTAAAAATGGTAGGTAACATAGCAAAAGAAATTTATGCCACTTATCACTATTGTGCTTGGGATTACAAGTTTTTTAAGCACTTCAAGGAATGTACGACCGAGTGAGCCTAGTTCGAGCTCGGCTAACTAACGATCAACTCGAGAGGCTCAAGTTCTATTCAGTAAATCAAGTTCGAGCTCCAGCTTAATTCATTTAAGTtggtccatatatatatatatatatatatatacatatatatatatatatatatatcacataaaGGTGTTAAATTCATCAAAGTTACCAACAtgccccatatatatatatatatatatatatatatatatatatatatcacataatGGTGTTAAGTTAATCAAAATTACCAACATGCCCCATAAGGGTAAACAACAAGGAAGGCAAGAGCAGAGTCAAGTTTGATCAAACTGAGCTTGTGTAACTCAAACTAGACTCGTTGGTAACTCGAGTTTTAACTAAGGTTGAATTTGACTCGTTTATTTGTTAAGAGAGTtggttcgagtcgagctcacaCTCGCAAGTCCGAATCGACCCTGACATCCCTAGGCACTTGGAACTGGTAAGAACTTTCCTAGTGTCTACCGCTAATCCAGCTCAGGTTGGGTTTCAAACATGGCACGCAAGCTTCGGACAGGTGGACGCAGCACATTTATTACATAATCGGCAGCTTGCAGGCCATTTATGTCTCCGACGCTTCTAGTCACCTAAATCATTCTTCAACGTGTTTATGACTTGATTCAAGTGTTTAAGCGTCGTCATTATTGCGGATCATGCTttatttggaaaaggaaaaatctatagaacttttcaagttttaataGTCATGCCTTGAAGTATAAGTGCCATCTAATTCTTGCTTATCATAATCAGGTTTAGGCATGAAAATCGTTACTTTATCAAATAATATGTGATATATGATAAGTAAATTGTATGATATGTCTTGTGGGTATGAGTATGGACATCAGTtcgaaacattttaaaaaaatatgtatgtgtTGATATATAACAATAGTATGTGTTgataaataacaataataattgaATGTTAAGCAAACAGATACATATATTCATTGTTTAGATTCCAGGCCTTCATCATGGTGTACCTttcatgtttctcttttatCCCTCAGATTAACTATTTTTAACTATGGCTGTATTAAACCATCGATTTCCTGAAACAACCTGATAGATTTGGTAGATTCGAGGACCATCGTtctcatagaaagaaaaaacttgatAGAGTTTACTTGGATTAAAACAAGTTCCCCTAAGAAATTGGAGCTATGGCAGACTAGAATCATTTAGTTTAAAAGCCTTTTACTCGATTGCAGGTGAAAGAGAAGCCTTACCAACTTCTGTGCCAACAATGGCTGCTCTAAAACAATCTGCGACAGGAATTAGTTCAGAACCCTGGCTTGCTTATctaaatttattgttattctCCTGCAATAAAATAATAATCAGTTTTGCCCAAGAAAGGCATTTGACAAATTTGGATGTGGCAGCAAAACTGGacgactttctctctctcctctgtcATGACGGATGACAACGCCGTAAATCATCAGGATTTCGTCAACAAAGGAGAAGATTGTTATTGTTAGATCACCACACCTCCTCCCTCCCCCACCGTATCAAAGCAAAATCGAGGGGCAATTTTGTTGggtctctctctatatataaacACTACCCCCGTTACCCCGTTCCCCAGAAcggggctttttttttttcttcttttcttttctggtttctttcttttggttgcCTTTTTGTTCTCTGCTTCTCCCTCTAGATATATAGGGGGAGTGAGAGGGATGGCGAAGGAATCGACGGCGAGGAAATGCTCGCACTGCGGGAACAACGGCCATAACTCCAGGACGTGCAGCGGCATGGGTGGTTGCGAGAAGGGAGGAGGTGGGGATGGTGAAGGGTTGATGCTATTTGGCGTGAGaattggtggtggtggtggtggggacGGGGAGATGATGAGGAAGTGCAAGAGCATGGTGAACTTGGCGTCGTGCGCCGAGCACAGTTCGGGGGATCAGGGGTATCTCTCCGACGGGCTTGTTCATTCTTCTTCGAATAGAaggaatgagagaaagagaggtttgcagcctttttttctttaacattgTTTGTTTCTCTATCTTGTGACTTTTTCTTTGACGATCCAGTGGCTGTTTTTGTGGTTGTATGTTGCAAAATGCTCCGTCGGTTTTGATTGAGAAAATGGAGAATGTGACAATAATGGCGATGATCTTTATGGTTCATTATTTTCTCAGATCATGAGTGCATTGTGAATTCCCTTGCGGTGCTTGTTAGGTAATTGTTAATTGTTATCGATTTTGTTATGTAGATTATAATAGATTATAACACGTTTGGTGTTGGGTCTCTTGGGTTATTTATCTTTTATTCCGGCATTTCTTTATGCGACGATTTTGGTATTTCTTTACTCGTTTGGTCTGTGTTGCAAGAGCAAAGCAGAGACTAATATCCTTACGAATTGGTGATAAGAAATTGATTCCCATGCCATAATTGTTATGATAATTGAggaattattttctttttcattttaggaaTTTCTGGGTAAAGATCCAATCCTTTTTCTCTATACTGAAATAGGTTTTGTTTTCCTCGTTGGTTTCGTTGTTGTTCGAAACTCTGAATCCAGAAATTTTCAACCACCATGTTGCATAtcttatttgtttcttcttggGACTTAGAGTAATGTTAGATAGGACTGTGGAAGTTTAATTGTCTGATTGCTGATTGAATTCATTGACAGCGGATTCCAGGTTATTTACTTTGTCTTTCAAATCCTATGGATAAATTCTGTTGAGTCTACCATTCAAAtgggagatttttttttttaactagtAAGAAGGCAATACCCATTAAATTGTTGATCAGGATTCATACTGTCGTTCTATGCTTTAAGAAAGAATTTATGCTGGATTCAATGCATAGGGACTTGGTGCAGTTTGTTACTTTTCAGCAATAAATATCAGAAAACTCTGTTGCTTAATCTGCTTATCGGAACCTCTTTTTTtcctaagaaaagaaaaattccgGCAACCCTTTCGGATTAAAAATCACTTTTAGGAACAGCAGCTGCTTGATTGGCTGATCATCTGCAATCCACTagctttggtttttcttttttcttgagacAACAGACCTCTATCTTGTTAATGCTCATGTTGTTTTGACTCGAAAAATTTCTCTGCTCTTAGGTGTCCCATGGACAGAAGAGGAGCACAGGACCTTTCTGGCAGGCCTAGAGAAGCTTGGGAAAGGAGATTGGAGAGGAATTTCAAGGAATTTTGTCACTACTAGAACTCCAACGCAGGTTGCTAGTCATGCTCAAAAGTATTTCCTGAGGCAGGCTAGctgcaagaagaagaaacgcAGATCCAGCCTTTTTGACCTAGTGACAAGCGAGGTTGTAATTCCTTGcccttctttctttattttgattataACCATTGCAACGAAATCATTGAATGCTTTACCTACACCGTGCTACTACTATTGGTGTCAAAAGACTCAAAATTATAATTACTGTGATATTCAAGAAATGTGACAGTATATAAGGCAGTTTTCCTCCTCCTTGGCTCCTCATCAAGTCTTCTAACTAGCTCAGTTTTGAATAATCTGGTTTTTATCTATCAATTTTCCCGAGGTCTTTGTCTGATTATGGCCCCTTATGTTTTACCTTGGATATTCCTTTTCCTTTACAAGAGAGTTTCCTGTGGTTAACTTGTCCATGTATGACCATTTCTACCGGCAGCCCTTAATTCATATTTATGTTACTCATCTCACAGGGTGGAACTTCAAATGGCAATAACAACAAAGCAGCAGATGCAGGCTCAGATGCTTTCTCAGCGTCACCTTTGGGTATGAGTTGTGATGTTTCTGGTCACAATTATACAAAGTTAGCGGTAAAACATCTATGTCCTTTCTGAAATACTTTTTCTTAATGTATATATGCATCATCTTCGAGTGAAATTCATAAATAGGAATCATTTCCGTTCTAACATGTTCAACCTCCACATGGGAGACCCCCAAGAATGTGTCTTGGAAATCCTTACTGAGCCATAAAAATATTCCACTGGATGAGATAAAGTGATAAACAAATGGTTTTGCCTTTTGCCACCACTATCTCTGATTTGGACATTGAACCGTTGATGGTTGAACAAAATCTGTGTTTCCAATGATTAAGgtgcatatttttttaacatcttTTTAGCCCTCCCACGTTCTGGGAATGAAATGACATTAACTTAGTCCAATTGCTCCTTCAGTTGTGAAATCAATCCTTAGGTCTTCACTACACATCATAGTATGATATTTTAGATTTCCTTGTGAAGCATGTGTAACTGTTGGACAAATTCATCTTGTGCTGATTAGGtggatttttcttatttgatgCTTTCACAGGGAGGATCATCCTCTGGATCTGAAGCTTCACTGCCAGCCTTATCACTGGCCTCAATCAGCGAGTGTTGTGAATCTTCTAACCAATTAAGTCCCGTTTTACAGAAGCCCCATGGCCAAGCAGCTGATTTCACCTCCATTTTTCTTCAACCTTCTCTAAGCTTACTCGCACCGCCCTGCCCAGAAACGGAGACAATCTGTCCACCTGCTCCCAACCATCTGGCTGCCACTCCTTCCAGCCCATCACCTGCAGACACATCCGATTTGGAGCTCAGAATCGCACCTCCACAACCACTAGATTCTGACAAGTTCTCCTCATCCAGCAGTAACTTATTTGATGCCATAAGAGTTGTATAATCGTTGGAAGGATTAGTTCTGTTAAATAGGCAGATGGGCCTTTGTTTCTCCTTTTACTACAACATGAACTTGTATAAAGAGAACGGATGATAGGTTGGTGTAAGAAAAAGGGGTTCTGGCTATGGAGGCTGTGCAGTCTCCCCTGTGCGCTGTGTGATACAGAGGATCTGTCACTGCTACTGTATTTGGAGGTGTCGGGGACGGCAAATAAAGAGATGGGGGGTCGGTGTCTTGACAAATCTGGCCTGTTTTGTTGGCTTCATTACCTTCCCTTAAATCTAAGTCATTTTCTCCAAAAAGTGCAGCTACAGATTGTATGGTTCACATCTATCTATGTTTCCTTTGAGTTGTGGCCGTTGGCCTCGATGCGTTTCTCAGGGTCCCCACATGCTGCTGACAAATTTGGCATGATTCACCAAATTGGTTTGGTGGTCCAGTGAATGGAATTTCTGCGGCTCTCTGTTGCTTGCCCTGCTGTGAAAACGGATCCCATCTTTGGCCTAGTTGTTTGGTTCATAAATTTGTGTATTGAATAATACTACGTGACATAAGCCCAGCCAATGAAATTGGTCCTGACAAACGAGGATAATCTTAGATAAACTAGTGGACGGTGTTGGATTTGATTGTCGGGAACGCATCTTGAAATAATGTCTGTGTTGGGATCGGACTTTGACCTGAGTAAGCAAGCCTTTTCGTAAACCTTCAATTTCGATCTGAAAAGCCGTTTGTTTTCTTAATAATTTAATGTTTCCGACTAGATCTAATCGGGTCCGGTTGCAACTTTATATGTGTTATTGTACTTCTTTTAGGATTTGAATCCGTATCTGGCACTGGATCTGTTTTcgatttgtttttgtttaaattttttattatgatttcGAATCTACTGAGGTTGTAGTCTGGATACTCGTTTCGTGTGACTCAAGAagataaatattatatatcctCTGTTGGGTTATCTCTATAGGGATCCCTTCCTCTCTATGCACAATTGCACGCCTCCTTGGCCTTTCTCTTCTAGAACCCACTCTTGATGTCCCACAAGAGGATTGACAAAATGTCTTATCTTGGAATTCATTGAAGTATTGGGCATGCAGTCAGGTTGCAACATTTCTTATTTCAAGTACTGAAATCTCAAGGGCATACTTTCTGTTGGTAGCTTCTACCCAGAAGTCACCTTTCAAAAACATACATGGGTAGTTTGACTAATGGAACAGTTACTTTTTAAGAACTGAGTCGAAaaaattggagtagattcaATGTTGCCTTAATTTATTAAATAGATTCATGAAGCGGTATGTAATCGTTTCAATAACCAAACAAACCctcgataaaattggaacgacaCAGAAAAGATTGTAAACTTTTATTCAGAAGGAATTAACTCCACTAATTGCCCTGCTCGTGCGCAAGCTTTCTCATCATTAcgggaaaataacaaaaaaattgcagatgttctagtTGGACGGCGGTGCAGTTCAGATGATTTTAATCAACCAAATATAGTTGACATCTTTTTCTGCCGTCTGCCAGCTTGTAAACAATCATCTACAACTGCCAAGGAAAAATTTGAGGCGGTACGAACAAAGTTGAAGAGGAGATTTCAAGATTGTGGTATCATCTGGAAGTGGCAAAGAATGTAGTTAGACATGAAAGATGAGGAAAGGAGCAATTTTccgaaaaaaatgcataaaaacaGCAAGTTTGTCtgttttggatttcaaattgttGTTGGACAACTGCAAGAGTTCTCCCTGAATGGGTAATGGCGCTACAtgtaaaaggaagaaagagaaatccACATTTAAGCTTGAAAGCGGTGTCCTGGTTATCAGCCGTTACAAGAAAAGCAGCTTATTAGTTATTATAATTTAACTGAAAGGGTGATCAAGTAACAGCTGATCGTCATGCTTCTGACGTATtagagggaggaagagaaagaaggcGAATGAACCAAGAGATGGGTGGCTCTACatgctttcttctttcttctctctttttaacAGATTTTTGCCATGGGGACGACGCTTTCTTGGAGGAAGTCGCGTTGGAAAAGCACTCACGCTGCCTTTTCTGTTTGCCGCTTT contains:
- the LOC116266446 gene encoding probable transcription factor At5g61620 → MAKESTARKCSHCGNNGHNSRTCSGMGGCEKGGGGDGEGLMLFGVRIGGGGGGDGEMMRKCKSMVNLASCAEHSSGDQGYLSDGLVHSSSNRRNERKRGVPWTEEEHRTFLAGLEKLGKGDWRGISRNFVTTRTPTQVASHAQKYFLRQASCKKKKRRSSLFDLVTSEGGTSNGNNNKAADAGSDAFSASPLGMSCDVSGHNYTKLAGGSSSGSEASLPALSLASISECCESSNQLSPVLQKPHGQAADFTSIFLQPSLSLLAPPCPETETICPPAPNHLAATPSSPSPADTSDLELRIAPPQPLDSDKFSSSSSNLFDAIRVV